From a single Erpetoichthys calabaricus chromosome 1, fErpCal1.3, whole genome shotgun sequence genomic region:
- the LOC114666269 gene encoding gastrula zinc finger protein XlCGF57.1-like, producing the protein MCAAVKEPLVLGYKCEEVATSEEKSPDVKGENPLVCRDVLAKNAVEKSRVNIKKEDCEWESVYHQLESPVIKREDCEWASISVKEECESSSDSTDMQMKETLNSIKKEDLESDFNCQYVCPGEELSKSGVRLSSHYSIKLHSVQVKSESLDSDVKKTEKASCSSLSGEDLQESGTFFSSSFCQTSPHCSPQQTQWKANMKKLELASEILTPATLTLPVVKQIGMKEVNAEQQGHDTNLAALLVCQEQSKKFKRKSNSSDTKWSNTRRKPYCCFECGKQFSRSNHLQQHSRIHTGERPYCCSECGKKFSTNNSLQKHMRIHTGEKPYSCSDCGKQFSQVSSLQTHMRIHTGDKPYCCTECGKRFLDRSSLQKHIRIHTGEKPYCCPECGKQFSTSSNLQKHTQTHTGERPFSCSECGKRFLHDSYLQTHKRIHTGEKPYCCSECGKRFLQFGHLQAHRRIHTGEKPYCCGECGKRFIYSGDLQTHTRTHTGEKPYCCSECGKQFSTNSSLQVHKRIHTGEKPYCCSECGKRFSCSGNLQKHTKICNLRSARCGTKQLSVSHGKSHAK; encoded by the exons ATGTGTGCAGCTGTCAAGGAGCCTCTAGTTTTGGGGTACAAATGTGAAGAGGTGGCCACCTCGGAAGAGAAGAGTCCTGATGTGAAAGGAGAGAATCCTTTGGTTTGCAGGGATGTCCTTGCCAAGAATGCCGTAGAGAAAAGTAGAGTGAACATTAAAAAAGAGGACTGTGAATGGGAATCTGTGTACCATCAACTGGAGAGTCCTGTTATTAAAAGGGAGGATTGTGAATGGGCATCAATAAGTGTTAAAGAAGAATGTGAGTCGTCATCTGACAGCACTGACATGCAGATGAAGGAAACTCTAAACAGCATCAAGAAAGAAGACTTGGAGTCAGACTTCAACTGTCAGTATGTGTGTCCAGGTGAAGAACTGTCCAAATCAGGAGTCAGGCTGAGCAGTCACTACTCCATAAAACTTCATTCTGTCCAAGTGAAGTCCGAATCTTTAGACTCTGACGTGAAGAAGACTGAGAAAGCATCCTGTTCAAGTCTTTCCGGAGAAG ATTTACAAGAGAGTGGCACCTTCTTCTCATCTTCATTTTGTCAGACCTCTCCACACTGCAGTCCTCAACAAACACAGTGGAAAGCAAATATGAAGAAACTAGAATTGGCATCAGAGATTTTGACTCCAGCCACTTTAACTCTGCCAGTTGTAAAACAAATCGGAATGAAGGAAGTGAACGCTGAACAACAGGGGCATGATACAAATTTAGCTGCTTTACTGGTCTGCCAAGAGCAAAGTAAAAAGTTTAAACGGAAATCTAACTCCAGTGATACTAAATGGAGTAACACAAGACGGAAGCCATACTGCTGTTTTGAGTGTGGAAAACAGTTCTCTAGGAGTAACCATCTTCAGCAACactcaagaattcacactggagagaggccatattgctgttctgaatgtggcaaaaaattCTCCACCAATAACAGTCTCCAAAAACAtatgagaattcacactggagagaagccatattcctgTTCTGATTGTGGAAAGCAGTTCTCACAAGTTAGCAGTCTTCAAACACAcatgagaattcacactggagacaagccatattgttgtactgaatgtggtaaacgcTTTTTGGACAGAAGCAGTCTACAGAAACacataagaattcacactggagagaagccgtattgctgccctgaatgtggcaaacagttctccACCAGCAgcaatcttcagaaacacacacaaactcacacaggAGAGAGGCcattttcctgttctgaatgtggcaaacgatttttgCATGATAGCTACCTTCAAactcacaaaagaattcacaccggggagaagccgtattgctgttctgaatgtggcaaacgattcttaCAGTTTGGCCATCTTCAGGCCCACaggagaattcacactggagagaagccatactgctgtggcgaatgtggcaaacgattcattTACAGTGGTGACCTTCAGACGCACACAAGAACtcatacaggagagaagccgtattgctgttctgaatgcggCAAGCAATTCTCCACCAATAGCagtcttcaggtccacaaaaggattcacactggagagaaaccatattgctgttctgaatgtggcaaacgattttctTGCAGTGGCAATCTTCAGAAGCATACTAAAATATGCAATCTGAGATCTGCAAGATGTGGAACCAAACAACTGTCCGTTTCGCATGGAAAGAGTCATGCAAAATAG